A portion of the Chryseobacterium tructae genome contains these proteins:
- a CDS encoding efflux RND transporter permease subunit, translating into MKKLLTISIQKRWLMLALFLLLGFFGYYSWTKLSVEAYPDIADVTSQVVTQVPGLAAEEVEQQITIPLERALNGLPGMHVMRSKSTFGLSMITMVFDDGIDDYWARQRIQERLTDVTLPYGAQPGLDPLTSPVGEVYRYIIESNNHSLRELTDLQKFVIIPRIKQVSGIADVTNFGGITTQFQVELDPHKLEQYGLSLSEVTETISKNNVSAGGSMLPRGNLAYVIRGIGLVKDLNDLGKIVVKTENGVPVFLNDVGTLKYGNLERKGILGYTDRKRNYPESVEGIVLLLRGQNPSQVLEGVHQAIDELNNETLPPGVKIHPFLDRTDLVSTTLHTVSHTLTEGIVLVIIVLIVFLGSWRGALLVAITIPLSLLFAFILMHFTNIPANLLSLGAIDFGIIVDGAIVMLETILKKREENSEEPLEEKTITQRVIEVAKPIFFSTIIIITAYLPLFAFERVEKKLFTPMAFTVGYALLGALAVALLLIPGLAYVIYRKPQKIYHNKWLEKVSTAYGKRIEKIMQTPKKVMIPVTIVLLSAGVLSYTVGKDFLPELDEGSIWLQVQLPPGISLAKAKEMSDTLRARTLKHSEITYMMVQAGRNDDGTDPWTASHFEVSVGIKPYDEWPSGKTKADLIKELAADYKEMPGFTVGFSQPMIDGVMDKISGAHSELVVKVYGEDFKETRRIAENVLSTLNKVPGSADLAIDQEPPLPQLQIIADRDKIAQYGLNVADVADLIEVALGGKAISQIFIGNKVYDISCRYTEDSRDTPDKIGNLMLTSASGAKIPLSQVAEVKLSTGESTITREMNKRHLTVKLNLRGTDLSSFLKKAQDKIEKDIKYDHEKYQIKWGGQFENQNRAYSRLAFIVPLALAIMFLLLYGAFGDFKQALVLMSIVPLALFGGMLALNIRGMSLNVSSAVGFIALFGVAIQNGVIMISHINDLRKKGYELKLAVTKGAKDRFRPVLMTATVAVIGLFPASLATGIGSDVQRPLATVIVYGLMFSTILTLFVLPAIYFMAERRNEKQNLESDEALTYEN; encoded by the coding sequence ATGAAAAAACTTTTGACAATCTCTATACAGAAGAGGTGGCTGATGTTGGCACTCTTCCTTTTATTGGGGTTCTTTGGCTATTATTCCTGGACCAAATTATCCGTAGAAGCTTATCCTGATATTGCTGATGTAACTTCGCAGGTGGTTACCCAGGTTCCCGGATTGGCTGCTGAAGAAGTAGAACAACAAATTACCATTCCTTTGGAAAGAGCTCTTAATGGTCTCCCGGGAATGCATGTTATGCGAAGCAAAAGTACCTTCGGACTCTCTATGATTACCATGGTTTTTGATGATGGTATAGATGATTATTGGGCAAGACAGCGTATTCAGGAAAGACTTACGGATGTTACTCTTCCTTATGGAGCACAGCCTGGACTAGATCCTCTTACTTCTCCTGTTGGCGAAGTGTACCGTTATATTATTGAAAGTAATAATCACAGTTTGCGGGAGCTTACAGATTTACAAAAATTTGTAATCATTCCCCGTATCAAGCAGGTTTCCGGCATCGCAGATGTGACCAATTTTGGTGGGATTACCACTCAGTTTCAAGTAGAATTAGATCCTCACAAGCTTGAACAATATGGCCTTTCATTATCGGAAGTCACCGAAACCATTTCAAAAAATAATGTAAGCGCCGGGGGAAGCATGCTTCCTCGTGGAAACTTAGCCTACGTTATTCGAGGAATAGGTCTTGTGAAAGATCTAAATGACCTTGGGAAAATTGTAGTAAAAACAGAAAATGGTGTTCCGGTATTCCTGAATGATGTAGGAACATTGAAATACGGAAACCTGGAACGAAAAGGAATTCTGGGATATACAGACCGAAAGAGAAACTATCCGGAAAGTGTAGAAGGTATCGTTTTATTATTGAGAGGGCAAAACCCATCCCAGGTATTGGAAGGTGTTCATCAAGCTATTGACGAACTAAACAATGAAACCCTTCCTCCTGGTGTAAAAATTCACCCTTTCCTTGACAGAACAGATCTTGTAAGTACTACGCTTCATACAGTTTCTCATACGCTTACTGAAGGAATTGTACTTGTTATTATTGTCCTGATCGTATTTCTGGGAAGTTGGAGAGGTGCTTTATTGGTAGCTATCACCATTCCGCTTTCTTTATTATTTGCATTTATTTTAATGCATTTTACCAATATTCCGGCTAACCTTCTTTCATTGGGAGCTATTGATTTTGGAATTATTGTAGACGGAGCCATTGTAATGCTGGAAACAATTCTGAAAAAAAGAGAGGAAAATTCTGAAGAACCATTAGAAGAAAAAACAATTACACAAAGGGTGATTGAAGTGGCAAAACCTATCTTCTTTTCTACGATTATCATTATTACAGCTTATCTTCCATTATTTGCCTTCGAAAGAGTAGAGAAAAAGCTCTTTACTCCCATGGCATTTACAGTAGGATATGCTCTATTGGGTGCTCTTGCTGTAGCATTGCTCCTTATTCCAGGTTTAGCTTATGTGATCTATCGAAAACCACAAAAAATATATCACAACAAGTGGCTTGAAAAAGTAAGCACAGCCTATGGTAAAAGAATTGAAAAAATAATGCAAACCCCTAAAAAAGTAATGATCCCGGTCACTATCGTTTTATTATCTGCCGGAGTACTTTCTTATACTGTAGGAAAAGACTTCCTTCCGGAACTGGATGAAGGTTCTATATGGCTGCAGGTACAGTTACCTCCAGGCATTTCTCTAGCCAAAGCAAAAGAAATGAGTGATACCTTACGCGCCAGGACATTGAAACATTCGGAAATCACTTATATGATGGTTCAGGCTGGCCGTAACGATGACGGAACTGATCCATGGACGGCTTCTCATTTTGAAGTTTCTGTGGGAATAAAGCCTTATGATGAATGGCCATCCGGGAAAACGAAAGCTGATCTTATCAAAGAATTAGCTGCTGATTACAAAGAAATGCCAGGGTTTACAGTAGGTTTCTCTCAACCTATGATTGACGGAGTAATGGATAAAATTTCCGGAGCACACAGTGAATTGGTGGTAAAGGTATATGGAGAAGATTTCAAAGAAACCAGAAGAATTGCTGAAAATGTGTTGTCTACTTTAAATAAAGTTCCGGGCTCTGCAGACCTTGCCATTGACCAGGAACCTCCACTGCCTCAGCTTCAAATCATTGCAGACAGGGATAAAATCGCTCAATATGGATTGAATGTAGCCGATGTGGCCGACCTTATTGAAGTTGCTTTAGGTGGAAAAGCAATCTCGCAGATCTTTATCGGCAATAAAGTCTACGATATTTCTTGTCGTTACACTGAAGACAGCCGTGATACTCCTGATAAAATAGGAAACCTGATGTTAACCTCAGCTTCAGGAGCTAAAATCCCTTTATCTCAAGTAGCAGAAGTAAAATTAAGCACCGGAGAAAGTACAATTACCCGCGAAATGAATAAGAGACATCTTACCGTAAAATTGAATTTAAGGGGAACAGACCTTTCTTCTTTCCTGAAAAAAGCTCAGGACAAGATTGAAAAAGACATCAAATATGATCATGAAAAGTACCAGATCAAATGGGGTGGACAGTTTGAAAACCAAAATAGGGCTTATTCCAGATTGGCATTCATTGTTCCGCTGGCATTAGCTATTATGTTCCTGCTATTATATGGAGCTTTCGGAGACTTCAAACAAGCATTGGTATTAATGTCTATTGTTCCGCTGGCTTTGTTTGGAGGTATGCTTGCCCTTAATATACGTGGAATGTCTTTGAACGTATCTTCAGCTGTAGGATTTATTGCCCTTTTTGGAGTCGCCATTCAGAATGGAGTGATTATGATTTCTCATATCAATGACCTTCGTAAAAAAGGATATGAGCTGAAACTTGCCGTAACAAAAGGAGCTAAAGATCGTTTTAGACCAGTATTAATGACAGCAACTGTTGCGGTAATCGGACTGTTTCCTGCTTCATTAGCTACCGGAATTGGCTCGGATGTACAGCGGCCTCTTGCAACTGTAATCGTATACGGTTTAATGTTCTCGACTATTTTAACACTCTTCGTTCTTCCTGCTATTTATTTTATGGCAGAACGTCGTAACGAAAAACAAAATTTAGAATCAGATGAAGCACTT
- a CDS encoding efflux RND transporter periplasmic adaptor subunit has translation MRKSVFTIVLLTFITSCKNPKSEDSQDQDLLVKGENVIVPENNPVLKKIKTEIVSEQEHSDGVVSAGTIQAIPNHYAEIASPFSGRITKSFIRLGQNVSANSPLFEILSSDYFSVQKDYTDALNDVQLAEKNYKRQQDLVKHGVGIQKELDEAETDFKNKKTSLSNASSALKVYNSKGGGIGSPLIVRAPINGEIISNKIVNGQFLKSDADPVIIIAELSKVWISGDVKEKDIRFVNIGDHVSVKVSAYPDRNITGKVYHINEVVDENTRSIKVLIECDNPDRKLKPGMYATVNFATTPEKTIMIPISALMQQDSSQYVWIKTGKNQFAKRSVTTGETDQKMVRITSGLKVGDTIMTEGGIYMLDAK, from the coding sequence ATGAGAAAATCAGTATTCACAATAGTACTTTTGACATTTATTACCTCTTGTAAAAATCCCAAAAGTGAAGATTCTCAGGATCAGGATCTCCTGGTAAAGGGGGAGAATGTAATCGTCCCTGAAAACAATCCGGTATTAAAAAAAATAAAAACAGAAATAGTCTCTGAACAAGAACATAGTGACGGGGTAGTTTCTGCCGGAACAATTCAGGCCATTCCCAATCATTATGCAGAAATTGCCAGTCCATTCTCAGGAAGAATTACAAAGTCTTTCATTCGACTTGGACAAAATGTTTCGGCAAACAGTCCGCTTTTTGAAATACTTTCTTCTGATTATTTTTCTGTTCAGAAAGATTACACAGATGCATTGAACGATGTACAGCTTGCGGAGAAAAATTACAAACGTCAACAAGATCTGGTAAAACACGGAGTCGGTATCCAGAAAGAACTTGACGAGGCAGAAACAGATTTTAAAAATAAAAAAACATCATTGTCTAATGCTTCTTCTGCATTGAAGGTTTATAACAGTAAAGGCGGAGGTATCGGGAGTCCTCTTATTGTAAGAGCCCCAATTAATGGCGAAATTATTTCCAATAAAATTGTCAACGGTCAATTTCTTAAAAGTGATGCTGATCCTGTCATCATCATTGCAGAATTATCCAAAGTATGGATTTCAGGGGATGTAAAGGAAAAAGACATTCGTTTTGTCAATATCGGAGACCATGTTTCTGTAAAAGTAAGCGCTTATCCCGACAGAAATATTACCGGGAAAGTGTACCACATCAATGAAGTGGTAGATGAAAACACCCGAAGCATAAAAGTCCTTATTGAATGTGATAATCCGGATAGGAAATTAAAACCCGGCATGTATGCCACGGTTAATTTTGCTACTACTCCTGAAAAAACCATTATGATTCCAATCAGCGCATTAATGCAACAAGACAGTTCTCAATATGTGTGGATAAAAACGGGTAAGAATCAATTTGCCAAACGTTCGGTAACCACCGGAGAAACGGATCAGAAAATGGTAAGAATTACTTCCGGATTAAAAGTAGGTGATACCATTATGACCGAAGGCGGAATTTATATGCTGGATGCGAAATAG